One window from the genome of Actinoplanes teichomyceticus ATCC 31121 encodes:
- a CDS encoding LacI family DNA-binding transcriptional regulator — translation MPRVTLQTIADRVGVSRMTVSNAFSRPDQLSPELRRRILDAAQELGYAGPDPTARALARGTTGAIGILLTDSLRYAFTDLVAGGFLGAIADELAPTGLAITLLTSAGSGDLIPARDVAMDGALVYSCDPTSPAVAWLQRRRLPLVFVDQAPVDDYACVNVADREGARAAARHLLDLGHRRIAYATVGAHGPYGLLTAAAVPTEGYASVQRRLGWDDVLQPAGIRPLIIREPFERVDDVRRDARELLSGPERPTAVLCFSDATAVGVRQAADDLGLRVPDDLSLVGFDDSPLASRIQPGLTTVRQDVEEKGRSAAALLTAALRRPDRGDAARVLLPATLVVRGSTGPAPA, via the coding sequence GTGCCCAGGGTGACGTTGCAGACCATCGCCGATCGCGTCGGCGTGAGCCGGATGACGGTGTCGAACGCGTTCTCCCGGCCCGACCAGCTCTCCCCCGAGCTGCGGCGGCGCATCCTGGACGCGGCGCAGGAGCTGGGCTACGCCGGGCCCGACCCGACCGCCCGCGCGCTCGCCAGGGGCACCACCGGCGCGATCGGCATCCTGCTCACCGACTCGCTGCGCTACGCGTTCACCGACCTGGTGGCCGGCGGCTTCCTCGGCGCCATCGCCGACGAGCTGGCCCCCACCGGCCTGGCCATCACGCTGCTCACCTCGGCCGGCTCCGGCGACCTGATCCCGGCCCGGGACGTCGCGATGGACGGCGCCCTGGTCTACTCCTGCGACCCCACCTCACCGGCGGTCGCCTGGTTGCAGCGCCGCCGGCTGCCGCTGGTCTTCGTCGACCAGGCGCCGGTCGACGACTACGCCTGCGTCAACGTCGCCGACCGGGAGGGTGCTCGGGCCGCCGCCCGGCACCTGCTCGACCTCGGCCACCGCCGGATCGCCTACGCCACCGTCGGCGCCCACGGGCCGTACGGCCTGCTCACCGCCGCCGCGGTGCCGACCGAGGGATACGCCTCGGTGCAGCGCCGCCTCGGCTGGGACGACGTGCTGCAGCCGGCCGGGATCCGGCCGCTGATCATCCGGGAGCCGTTCGAGCGGGTCGACGACGTCCGCCGCGACGCCCGGGAGCTGCTGTCCGGGCCGGAGCGGCCGACCGCGGTGCTCTGCTTCTCCGACGCCACCGCGGTCGGCGTCCGGCAGGCCGCCGACGACCTCGGCCTGCGCGTGCCCGACGACCTGTCCCTGGTGGGCTTCGACGACAGCCCGCTGGCCAGCCGCATCCAGCCGGGACTGACCACGGTCCGGCAGGACGTGGAGGAGAAAGGCCGCAGCGCCGCGGCGCTGCTGACCGCGGCGCTGCGGCGCCCGGACCGGGGTGACGCGGCCCGGGTGCTGCTGCCGGCCACCCTCGTGGTCCGCGGCAGCACCGGCCCGGCACCGGCCTGA
- a CDS encoding lactonase family protein — MGANAEYVFVGCYTDDKGGEGDGITLLRRDPATGELTRLGLAARTPSPSFLAQHPTLPVLYAVNELDEGTISAFSVAPDCALIPLAVRPTGGADPCHLAVTADGRHLVVANYSSGSVAVHPLDAEGAPGERSDLLTLAGSGPDRERQAGPHAHMVVPDRNGPELLICDLGSDRVWRSRLDPVSGRLALPEPAVEAEPGTGPRHLIRSADGALVLAGELSGTLSWYRAAGGPVYEARGKISASEAAGAVHPSEVTMGRDGRFVYLANRGPDTVSTFAWDGETATAVAETSTGGVWPRHMVLIGDHLYVANQRSHNVTVFRIDPDSGIPAPAGEPTAEPSPTCLLRWNPSMIRP, encoded by the coding sequence ATGGGCGCGAACGCTGAGTACGTCTTCGTCGGTTGCTACACGGATGACAAGGGTGGTGAGGGCGACGGCATCACCCTGCTGCGACGCGACCCGGCCACGGGTGAGCTGACCCGGCTCGGGCTGGCCGCGCGCACCCCGTCACCGTCCTTCCTGGCCCAGCACCCCACCCTGCCGGTGCTCTACGCGGTCAACGAGCTGGACGAGGGCACGATCTCCGCCTTCAGCGTCGCCCCGGACTGCGCGCTGATCCCGCTGGCGGTCCGGCCCACCGGCGGCGCCGACCCCTGCCACCTCGCGGTCACCGCGGACGGCCGGCACCTGGTGGTCGCCAACTACTCCAGCGGGTCGGTCGCCGTGCACCCGCTGGACGCCGAGGGCGCCCCGGGCGAGCGCAGCGATCTGCTCACCCTCGCCGGCTCCGGGCCGGACCGGGAGCGCCAGGCCGGCCCGCACGCGCACATGGTCGTGCCCGACCGTAACGGCCCGGAGCTGCTGATCTGCGACCTGGGCTCGGACCGGGTCTGGCGCTCCCGGCTGGACCCGGTCTCCGGCCGGCTGGCGCTGCCCGAGCCGGCGGTCGAGGCCGAGCCGGGCACCGGGCCGCGGCACCTGATCCGCTCGGCGGACGGCGCGCTGGTCCTGGCCGGCGAGCTGAGCGGCACGCTGAGCTGGTACCGGGCGGCCGGTGGCCCGGTGTACGAGGCGCGCGGCAAGATCTCGGCCAGCGAGGCGGCCGGCGCGGTCCACCCGTCCGAGGTGACCATGGGCCGGGACGGCCGGTTCGTGTACCTGGCGAACCGCGGGCCGGACACCGTGTCCACCTTCGCGTGGGACGGCGAGACCGCCACCGCGGTCGCCGAGACGTCCACCGGCGGGGTGTGGCCGCGCCATATGGTCTTGATTGGCGATCACCTCTACGTAGCCAATCAGCGTTCACACAACGTGACGGTTTTCCGGATCGATCCGGACAGCGGAATTCCCGCTCCGGCGGGTGAGCCGACGGCCGAGCCGAGCCCCACCTGCCTGCTCCGCTGGAACCCTTCGATGATCAGGCCGTAG